Proteins from a single region of Rhinolophus sinicus isolate RSC01 linkage group LG13, ASM3656204v1, whole genome shotgun sequence:
- the NGRN gene encoding neugrin has protein sequence MAGSLSRLLGSRVGAAVARRGFATRGVAGPGSVGREPDPDFDWEPEERELQEVESTLRRQKKAIRFQKIRRQMEAPGAPPRTLTWEAMEQIRYLHKEFAETWSVPRLAEGFDVSTDVIRRVLKSKFVPTLEQKLKQDQKVLKKAGLPGSGENWKVLSAGHSMSGSLLIPRGETSSQGQGHSTTLKMTELNSHSTNTPKRQTGRNTGIQGLEKERFVPVTAALGHQRAPQKCSTSDSEATRGTASDGLPAEKKLQEWKAGRPGDQNFSSKVVQRGREFFDDNGNFLYRI, from the exons ATGGCGGGCAGTCTGAGCCGCTTGCTGGGAAGTCGTGTCGGTGCTGCCGTCGCTCGCCGTGGGTTCGCGACCCGAGGGGTGGCAGGCCCGGGCTCTGTCGGCCGCGAGCCGGATCCCGATTTCGACTGGGAGCCGGAGGAGCGGGAGCTGCAGGAGGTGGAGAG CACCCTGAGACGACAGAAAAAAGCCATTCGGTTCCAGAAAATTCGGAGGCAAATGGAGGCGCCAGGTGCCCCGCCCAGGACCCTGACGTGGGAAGCTATGGAACAGATCCG GTATTTACATAAGGAATTTGCAGAGACCTGGTCAGTTCCCAGATTGGCTGAAGGCTTCGATGTCAGCACCGATGTGATCAGAAgggttttaaaaagcaagtttgtACCCACATTGGAGCAGAAACTGAAGCAGGATCAGAAAGTCCTTAAGAAAGCTGGGCTTCCAGGCTCGGGGGAGAACTGGAAGGTTCTTTCTGCAGGCCACTCCATGTCAGGCTCTTTGCTGATCCCAAGGGGGGAAACCTCATCCCAAGGCCAGGGTCACAGCACAACTTTGAAGATGACAGAACTGAATAGTCACAGTACAAACACACCGAAGAGACAGACGGGAAGGAATACAGGAATCCAGGGCCTGGAGAAGGAGCGCTTTGTGCCTGTCACTGCAGCCCTAGGTCATCAGAGAGCGCCGCAGAAGTGCTCCACCAGTGATTCTGAGGCCACCAGGGGAACGGCCAGTGATGGGCTGCCCGCTGAGAAGAAGCTGCAAGAGTGGAAGGCAGGGCGACCGGGAGACCAGAACTTCAGCAGCAAAGTCGTGCAGAGGGGGCGAGAGTTCTTCGACGACAATGGGAATTTCTTGTACAGAATTTGA